The following are from one region of the Salvia splendens isolate huo1 chromosome 2, SspV2, whole genome shotgun sequence genome:
- the LOC121788729 gene encoding uncharacterized protein LOC121788729 has product MGKHGKKQSANHRRGKKSSYLLEDNEEGAINDYPLNPPSALSDSDPESQEEEEDNQENDEGSEISAEIDSGLPSKFSLYQQSVQSPKGDISYLQKFFLMYVGGRAPLHLQEDFCGTALLSIEWLHGDARRTAVGLDLDVEALDWCLENNVNRIGPDIRSRISLFHGNVLQPLKSKLVNFSPDEILQKMTLEDNEGESVDGTASSCLEESANAVQEAKSLNDVQLPPRDIVCAFNYSCCCLHSRKELILYFKHAHNTLSRKGGIFVMDLYGGTSSEGALRLQRRFPNFTYVWEQAEFDIIQRKTRISLHYNLHKQQRKIRHAFSYSWRLWSLPEVKDCLQEAGFRSVHFWIRSMPDSGQIRRTDGFSAGRDIKYEEATSFQQQDSWNAYVVAVA; this is encoded by the exons ATGGGAAAACACGGGAAGAAGCAAAGCGCCAATCACCGCCGAGGGAAAAAATCATCCTACCTTCTTGAAGACAATGAAGAGGGAGCGATTAATGATTACCCGTTAAACCCTCCTTCCGCTCTCTCCGATTCCGACCCAGAATCgcaggaagaagaagaggataaTCAAGAAAATGATGAGGGTTCGGAGATAAGTGCAGAGATCGACAGTGGGCTGCCCTCAAAATTCTCTCTTTATCAACAGTCCGTACAG TCGCCAAAAGGGGATATAAGCTATCTGCAGAAGTTCTTTTTGATGTATGTGGGTGGGAGGGCGCCCCTCCATTTACAAGAAGACTTTTGTGGCACTGCTCTTTTGAG CATAGAATGGCTTCATGGTGATGCTAGAAGAACTGCTGTAGGCTTAGATTTAGACGTTGAGGCACTGGACTGGTGTCTGGAGAACAATGTCAACAGAATTGGGCCTGATATTCGCTCCAGAATATCCCTGTTTCACGGAAATGTCTTGCAACCTCTCAAATCAAAATTGGTTAACTTTAGCCCTGATGAGATTTTGCAGAAAATGACTTTGGAAGATAATGAAGGTGAGTCAGTGGACGGCACAGCGAGTTCTTGTCTAGAGGAGAGCGCTAACGCCGTCCAAGAGGCCAAGTCCTTAAACGATGTTCAATTGCCTCCCAGAGACATAGTGTGTGCTTTTAACTACAGTTGCTGCTGCCTGCACAGTCGTAAAGAGCTGATTTTGTACTTCAAGCATGCACACAATACCCTCAGCCGGAAAGGTGGTATATTTGTCATGGATTTATACGGAGGCACATCTTCAGAGGGTGCGCTACGGCTTCAGAGGAGATTTCCAAATTTTACA TATGTCTGGGAGCAAGCGGAATTCGACATAATTCAAAGGAAAACAAGAATCAGTCTACATTATAACCTCCACAAGCAGCAAAGGAAGATTCGGCATGCATTTAGCTACAGCTGGAGACT ATGGTCGTTGCCAGAAGTGAAAGATTGCTTGCAAGAGGCCGGATTCCGCTCAGTTCACTTTTGGATACGTAGTATGCCTGACAGCGGACAAATTAGGCGCACGGATGGGTTCTCAGCCGGACGAGATATAAAGTACGAAGAGGCTACGAGCTTCCAGCAACAGGATTCTTGGAACGCTTATGTTGTCGCTGTTGCATAG